One region of Citrus sinensis cultivar Valencia sweet orange chromosome 6, DVS_A1.0, whole genome shotgun sequence genomic DNA includes:
- the LOC102610367 gene encoding squamosa promoter-binding-like protein 9 isoform X1, giving the protein MELGSDYLAESGGGSGSGSGLSSAEPSLNGLKFGKKIYFEDVGTAGAPFPGSGSSSGSGSGSGSGSGRKVRGGGGGMVTSGQQPPRCQVEGCKVDLSDAKAYYSRHKVCGMHSKSPVVTVAGLEQRFCQQCSRFHQLPEFDQGKRSCRRRLAGHNERRRKPTSGPFLGTRYGRLSSSVIENSSQGGGFLIDFSAYQMVGGRDGWPVTSVSKQVSGNQTTVTARHLPQPLWQNHSQDPPPDRYLQCSTAGTGFSGPGIPCGGCFTGVADSNCALSLLSNQPWGSKNQTPGHGVGDLMHAHTKSVTQPVSPRGAAINQYPNMSWGFKGNAAGSSSHQMAPQLGLAPTSVPINSQFSGELESSQQSRQHMKLQHSRDYDDSNQQIHWSL; this is encoded by the exons ATGGAACTGGGTTCAGACTATTTGGCTGAATCAGGTGGTGGCTCCGGCTCCGGCTCAGGCTTATCATCCGCTGAGCCATCACTTAATGGTTTGAAGTTTGgcaaaaaaatctattttgagGATGTCGGTACTGCCGGAGCTCCATTTCCAGGATCTGGGTCATCATCTGGGTCCGGGTCAGGGTCAGGTTCAGGGTCAGGGAGGAAGGTGAggggtggtggtggtggtatGGTTACTAGTGGGCAGCAGCCACCAAGGTGCCAAGTGGAGGGGTGTAAAGTTGATCTGAGTGATGCCAAAGCTTACTATTCAAGGCACAAAGTTTGTGGCATGCATTCAAAGTCTCCTGTTGTCACTGTCGCCGGCCTTGAGCAGAGGTTTTGCCAGCAATGTAGCAG ATTTCATCAGCTTCCGGAGTTTGACCAAGGAAAACGAAGTTGCCGCAGGCGCCTGGCAGGCCATAATGAGCGCCGGAGGAAGCCAACTTCTGGACCATTTTTGGGCACTCGTTATGGCAGGCTCTCTTCCTCTGTCATTG AGAACAGCAGCCAAGGTGGAGGATTTCTGATCGACTTCAGTGCATATCAGATGGTTGGTGGGAGGGATGGATGGCCAGTGACAAGTGTCTCCAAGCAGGTATCTGGAAATCAAACCACTGTCACAGCAAGGCATCTTCCTCAGCCACTATGGCAAAACCACTCTCAGGATCCTCCACCTGATCGTTACCTTCAGTGTTCAACAGCTGGGACTGGTTTCTCTGGTCCTGGAATTCCTTGTGGAGGATGCTTCACAGGAGTTGCTGACTCAAACTGTGCTCTCTCTCTTCTGTCAAATCAACCATGGGGCTCTAAGAACCAGACACCGGGTCATGGAGTGGGTGACTTAATGCATGCCCATACCAAATCCGTCACTCAACCAGTATCGCCCCGTGGAGCAGCTATTAATCAATATCCAAACATGTCATGGGGTTTCAAGGGCAATGCAGCTGGTAGCAGTTCACACCAGATGGCCCCACAACTGGGTTTGGCTCCAACATCCGTGCCCATTAACAGTCAGTTTTCTGGTGAGCTGGAGTCGTCTCAACAGAGTAGGCAACACATGAAACTTCAGCATTCCAGGGATTATGATGACTCCAACCAGCAGATTCATTGGTCCCTCTAA
- the LOC102610367 gene encoding squamosa promoter-binding-like protein 9 isoform X2 → MELGSDYLAESGGGSGSGSGLSSAEPSLNGLKFGKKIYFEDVGTAGAPFPGSGSSSGSGSGSGSGSGRKVRGGGGGMVTSGQQPPRCQVEGCKVDLSDAKAYYSRHKVCGMHSKSPVVTVAGLEQRFCQQCSRFHQLPEFDQGKRSCRRRLAGHNERRRKPTSGPFLGTRYENSSQGGGFLIDFSAYQMVGGRDGWPVTSVSKQVSGNQTTVTARHLPQPLWQNHSQDPPPDRYLQCSTAGTGFSGPGIPCGGCFTGVADSNCALSLLSNQPWGSKNQTPGHGVGDLMHAHTKSVTQPVSPRGAAINQYPNMSWGFKGNAAGSSSHQMAPQLGLAPTSVPINSQFSGELESSQQSRQHMKLQHSRDYDDSNQQIHWSL, encoded by the exons ATGGAACTGGGTTCAGACTATTTGGCTGAATCAGGTGGTGGCTCCGGCTCCGGCTCAGGCTTATCATCCGCTGAGCCATCACTTAATGGTTTGAAGTTTGgcaaaaaaatctattttgagGATGTCGGTACTGCCGGAGCTCCATTTCCAGGATCTGGGTCATCATCTGGGTCCGGGTCAGGGTCAGGTTCAGGGTCAGGGAGGAAGGTGAggggtggtggtggtggtatGGTTACTAGTGGGCAGCAGCCACCAAGGTGCCAAGTGGAGGGGTGTAAAGTTGATCTGAGTGATGCCAAAGCTTACTATTCAAGGCACAAAGTTTGTGGCATGCATTCAAAGTCTCCTGTTGTCACTGTCGCCGGCCTTGAGCAGAGGTTTTGCCAGCAATGTAGCAG ATTTCATCAGCTTCCGGAGTTTGACCAAGGAAAACGAAGTTGCCGCAGGCGCCTGGCAGGCCATAATGAGCGCCGGAGGAAGCCAACTTCTGGACCATTTTTGGGCACTCGTTATG AGAACAGCAGCCAAGGTGGAGGATTTCTGATCGACTTCAGTGCATATCAGATGGTTGGTGGGAGGGATGGATGGCCAGTGACAAGTGTCTCCAAGCAGGTATCTGGAAATCAAACCACTGTCACAGCAAGGCATCTTCCTCAGCCACTATGGCAAAACCACTCTCAGGATCCTCCACCTGATCGTTACCTTCAGTGTTCAACAGCTGGGACTGGTTTCTCTGGTCCTGGAATTCCTTGTGGAGGATGCTTCACAGGAGTTGCTGACTCAAACTGTGCTCTCTCTCTTCTGTCAAATCAACCATGGGGCTCTAAGAACCAGACACCGGGTCATGGAGTGGGTGACTTAATGCATGCCCATACCAAATCCGTCACTCAACCAGTATCGCCCCGTGGAGCAGCTATTAATCAATATCCAAACATGTCATGGGGTTTCAAGGGCAATGCAGCTGGTAGCAGTTCACACCAGATGGCCCCACAACTGGGTTTGGCTCCAACATCCGTGCCCATTAACAGTCAGTTTTCTGGTGAGCTGGAGTCGTCTCAACAGAGTAGGCAACACATGAAACTTCAGCATTCCAGGGATTATGATGACTCCAACCAGCAGATTCATTGGTCCCTCTAA